A segment of the Echinicola strongylocentroti genome:
CGGGCTTGTATTTAACATCGGCCAAGGTTTGGTCAATGCCCTGCCCATTGTCATCAAAGCTTTGGGAATCATCGGCACACTGGCCCTGTTATTGGTAGCAGGAGGAATCTTCACCCATAACATCGACTACCTCCACCACTTTGCCCCTGCTGTTCCTAGCATGCTCAAGGATTTTGTGATTGGGCTAATTGTTGGTTTTATCGCCTTGCTGATATTCAAAGGAGTGAAAAAGCTCCTTGGAAAGTAAACTTCCTTTAACGGATTTGTCAGTTTAGGAACAGTTTATGCTTCTTTATCCATAAGTCCATAAATTGATTTTGGACCGGATTTTAGCAATTATTAACCACTAAAACCTATCCTATGAAATCGATCAATCCCTATACAGGAGAACTTTTGGAAGAATATGCTGAACACACCGAAGAGCAAGTGGAATCAGCCATTCAAACAGGTCAAGAAGCATTCCTTTCTTGGCGGGAGTTGCCCATTGCCCAAAGGGCAGCACTCATGAAAAAGGCAGGCCAAGTCCTCAGGGACAATATCGATAAATACGGGAAAATCATCTCCCTAGAAATGGGCAAAGTCATCACTGAATCCAGGTCCGAAGTAGAAAAATGTGCCTGGGTATGTGAATACTACGCTGAGAAAGCCGAAGAGATGCTCGCTGACGCCCCCATATCACTGCCCGATGGAAAGGAGGCTAAAGTGGTCTATAACCCATTGGGCATAGTCTTGGCCGTGATGCCTTGGAACTTTCCTTTTTGGCAAGTGTTTCGCTTTGCCGCTCCCAACCTGACCGCAGGCAACGTAGGCCTGCTAAAACATGCCAGCAATGTCCCCAATGCGCACTGGCCATCGAAGAGGTCTTCACCAAAGCTGGATTCCCAGAGGGTGTTTTCCAAACCTTATTAATTGGCTCGGACAAAGTCGCTAACATCATTGCCCATCCTGATGTAAAAGCCGCTACCCTTACCGGAAGCGAAAAAGCAGGCCAAATCATTGCGGCGCAAGCTGGTGAGCAGATCAAAAAAACGGTGCTAGAACTGGGCGGAAGTGACCCTTTCATTGTTTTGAAAGATGCTGATGTGAAGGAGGCAGCCAAGGTTGCCGCCAAAGGACGTATGATCAACTTCGGGCAAAGCTGCATTGCCGCCAAACGTTTCATCATAGAAGAAGCCGTTTATGAGGAGTTCATTGCCCATTTTAAGTCAGCCATTGAGGCCTATTCCCCCGGGGATCCACTGGATGAAAATGCAGGATATGCCTGCATGGCCCGGCCTGACTTGGCGATGGAGCTTTATAAGCAAGTAGAAGCTTCTATTCAAAAAGGTGCAGAAGTGATTCTGCAAGGGGAAAAACCGGAAGAAGGCAAGGCGTTTCTCAAACCCTATATTCTAGGCAGCCTCCGTCCAGACATGCCCGCCTACAGCGAGGAGCTTTTTGGTCCGGTGGCTTCGGTGTTCAAAGTAAAGGATGAAGCTGAAGCGATAGCCATTGCCAACGACTCGGAATTTGGGCTGGGGTCTTCCCTATGGACAAAAGATTCAGAAAAGGCCGACCAACTGAGCAGGAAGATCGAAAGTGGCGCAGTTTTCATCAATTCCATGGTAGCCTCCAATCCCTATCTGCCCTTCGGAGGCATCAAGAAATCAGGCTATGGCAGGGAGCTGGCAGAAAACGGAATTAAGGAGTTTATGAATGTGAAGACAGTTTATATGGGGTAGGTGAATAGATTACACGGGTAGGTTCAGATATGTACTTAGGTCTCCAAACGAAATTTATTATATTTGTAATATGAATAAGCAAAAAAATGATATTGCCGGTCAAATCAAAGAATTCAAACGTAGGTTAAAGTTGCAAATGCCTCATGTTCGAAAGGAAATTTTGGTTTACGAAAAAAACACTGCCTTAGGTATACAAAAAAAACAACCTAAACCTTCTCCGCAATTTAAGTACTAAGTAATGTTATTGCCAGTACTTTTTGTAATAGGGGATGTAATGGAGCCGGAAAATCTACGTATTCTCGGGCCTTAACTCCTAGCACCATCGAGATTTTTGATTACGACAAGCATTTTTTGCGAATATATAAATCACTGATATCCTCAGAATTTCAGGACATCATGGCTCATAATATGGCCTTTCGAGAGCTAGAACAAAAAACGGATATTGCTATCAAAAATGGTCACAAAGCGTAACTTTAGGAGGTAAATTCCCTTAACCGAAACAAGAGGCAAGACTAAAACTTAATACATCATTTCTTTATAAGGTTTAAACACATCATTTTCTAAAGTGCGTTCATTAAAACACTACCACCTTAAAATATTCAAACCTTCTAACATTCCTAGGTTAATTCTGCAATCGACTTGGTAATTGAAGGATTACTTTCTATTTTTACGAGCGAAAATTTTGGCTAAAAAATGAGAGAAATACAATTTAGAGAAGCATTAAGAGAGGCCATGTCCGAAGAAATGAGACGCGATAAAGACGTGTTTCTCATGGGTGAGGAAGTGGCCGAATACAATGGAGCCTACAAAGTAACCCAAGGCATGTTGGATGAATTCGGACCAGACAGGATAATCGACACCCCGATCTCAGAAGGCGGTTTTGCCGGGCTGGGCGTAGGTGCCGGAATGAACGGTCTGAGACCAATCATCGAATTCATGACCTTTAACTTTTCCTTGGTGGCCATTGACCAAATCATCAATTCAGCTGCAAAGATGTACGCCATGTCTGGCGGTGCTTACAATGTACCTATCGTATTCAGGGGACCTACCGGTAATGCCGGACAATTGGGAGCAACCCACTCTTCCAACTTCGAAAATTGGTTTGCCAATACGCCTGGCCTCAAAGTAGTGGTACCAAGTAACCCCTATGATGCCAAAGGCCTGCTAAAAGCCTCCATCCGCGACGACGATCCGGTGATCTTCATGGAATCTGAGCTGATGTATTCCGACAAAGGCGAAGTTCCTGAAGGAGAATACCTCTTGCCTATCGGTGTGGCTGACATCAAGCGCAAAGGTGCTGATGTGACCATCGTCTCTTTTGGCAAAATCATGAAAGTAGCCCTCGAAGCTGCTGAAGAGCTTGCCAAAGATGGTATCGAAGCTGAGGTAATTGACCTTAGAACAGTTCGCCCTATCGACTATGGTACGGTATACGAATCAGTAAAGAAAACCAACCGATGTGTAGTGGTAGAAGAAGCCACCCCTGTCTCCTCATTGGCGACCGACTTGGCTTTCAACATCCAGAAAAACATGTTTGATTATTTGGATGCGCCAGTACTTAGGGTAAACTCCATGGACATTCCATTGAGCTATTCACCTACTTACATCGAGGCTACCCTTCCAAACGTGAAGCGAACCATAGAAGCTGTAAAGCAAGTGACTTACGTGAAGTAGTAGGCATGTTAACAATATAGATACTGAAAAGCATCCATCATCGTGGATGCTTTTTTTTATGCATCATACTTAACTTCTCCCGCATAGAATTTTCGCCAAACACCAGATCAAGCGAAAAAGTTAGGGAATTGGGAATGGTTTGGATAGAACGCTGATTTACCTAGGCAGGACAAGTGTTGCGGATGATTATGATTTGCACTGTTTTTTCTTTAACCAGATGCTAAGACATCAAAAAAGAGCATCATAAAGCAACTTACTTGACAACCACATTGGGCACAATAGGGGAAATTCCGTAATCAACCTACCCTGTACTTTTATATTGGGGCTTTGCTCCAACTGGTGGAACGTAGTGAGAGCCTTAAAAATAAATCTTCAATAACTTTCATTTTTATATCACAAAACAGAATCAAGGCTCACATTTTATTTTTCAAAACTAAAACAACAACAATACATAACTATTTTTTTTCATTTTTTATCATTAGACCATTTGCACAAATAATCAATATTCATTAATATTACAACAGCCTCCCTCAACACCCTATCATAACCACCTATAATATTATGGACCCACATAATATTCCGTAAACGACCCAATTTATCCAATTATCAAAAAAACAACTAAACGAAAGAAAAACCATAGCTTTCTTTAGTATTCTATTGCCTATTGATTAATGAATTTTATTTACCACCCAACTAAACGTTTATGAAAAAATTATTTACACTTATTGCCTTCTTCGCTGTAAGTCTGGCCTATGCGCAAGACGTTACAGTAAAAGGAACGGTAAAAGACGGAGAAACAGGAGAGCCATTAATTGGTGCCAATATCTTGGTAAAAGGCTCCTTAAGCGGTACTATTACCGATTTGGATGGAAACTACTCCATCACTACAGCACCAGAATCCACCTTGGTATTTAGCTTCATTGGATATGGAACCAAAGAGGTAGTTATCGGGAGTAAGACCACAATTGATGTAGCACTCTCGGGTTCTGAGCTTGATGAAGTCGTCGTAGTAGGTTATGGAACTCAAAAGAAGCAAAACCTTACGGGAGCCGTAGGCACATTAAACACAGAAGATATCGGAAGCCAAAGTGTTACCAGTGCAGCAAACGCATTACAGGGACGTGTCTCTGGGGTTCAGATAATCCAAGGTTCGGCTCAACCAGGAAATGACAACCCCACCATCCAAATACGAGGGGTAGGTACAGTAAGGTCATCCATTAGTGGTCAAAACAGTGACTCTGCCCCGCTGGTACTGGTAGATGGTGTTCAATCCACTCTAAACGATGTGCACCCAAATGACATTGAAAGCTTCTCCGTCCTAAAAGATGCCTCCTCAGCGGCAATATACGGAGCTAGAGCTGCAAATGGTGTTATATTGGTAACTACTAAAAGAGGAAAAACCGGGAAGCCAAAAGTGTCTCTGAACTCCTACATTGCGTTCCAAAATGCTACCGCCACTCCCAGTATGCTAAGCCCCTATAACTTTGCCCTCTTGAAAAACGAAGCCCAAACCAACACCGGAAGAGCTGAACTGTACTCACAAGAGGAACTTGAGCTGTTCCAAAATGGCAATGATCCAATGTACAATAGTGGTGGTTCATTCTTTGATGAAGGCTACCGAAAAGGAGCTCCTTTGCAAAACCATTACTTCTCTGTCACTGGAGGTACAGATTATGTAAAGTACATGTTTTCTGTTGGTTTTCAGGACCAAGAAGGCATAGTCATCGAAACCGACTCCAAACGATATAACTTCCGCTCAAATGTAGATGTTAAAATTTCAGAAAAATTCAGAACTGGTTTTAACATTTCAGGCAGTTATACAAACAGCAATGAACCTAATTACAATAACTATGGGGTAACCCAATTAATCCGGGACATGATCCGCTATGCCCCACTCAACCCATACCGCTATGAAAACGGCTACATTTCTATGGGCAATGTAGATCTGGCCGGACGTACTTCTAACGCTATCCATCCTATCGGATTAGCTAAATATGGAGGAGACGACAACACTAAATTTTATAGAGCCACCCCGAATCTCTATGTCGAATTTGAGCCAATCAAAGAGTTGGTGCTAAAGGCCAATGGATCGGTTTATGTACAAGATCGCAAGCAGAGTTTTTTCAGGAATAAAATGACTGTTTCAGACGGTGAAAGCGTGTTTACTTCCAACGGTTTAGGCGAATATAGAGAAACAGACCTCTTAAGCACCACCTCTACCTTCGAGCTTACTGCTCGGTACAACAAGACGTTTGGTAAATCTACCTTGGGCGGTTTGGCAGGATATACCAACCAAGCTTATCGCCAGGACTTCCTTTCTGCAGCCAATGAAGGCTACAACAGCGATTTACTTACCGAGCTTGACGTGGCTTCACTCAATCCCAGTGTAGGAGGAAATGCCACAGAATGGGCACTCCAATCGTACTTTGGACGCATTACATACGACTATGAAGAAAAATACTTGGCCGAATTCAACGTGCGCTATGATGGCTCATCCCGCTTTGGAGAAAACAACCGCTTCGGCACCTTTCCTTCCTTCTCTGTGGGGTGGAACATGGCCAAAGAAGCTTTCATGAGCCAGTTATCTAATGTCAACGAGCTAAAACTACGCGCCAGCTGGGGACAATTAGGCAACCAAAACATCGGTAACTACCCAAGTATTGCGACCGTAAACCTTGATCAACCTTATGTCTTCGGAAATAGCTTGGTCGCAGGAGCAGCCTCAAGAGCACTGGCCAATCCTGATGTAAAATGGGAAACGACCGAAACGACGGACATTGGGATGGACCTTACCATATTAGACTATAAACTATCGCTCACTGCTGACTACTACAATAGAAAGTCCAAAAACGTCCTGTTAAGCCCTCCTGTCGTAGCTACACTTGGCAACTTATCCCCTCCTGTCCAGAATCAGGGAGAAGTTCAAAACAAAGGATATGAATTCAGCTTAAATTACTACGGAAATATCGGAAGTGAATTTCAATACAGTCTTTCGGGAAACTGGTCTCATAACGACAATACAGTCTTAAAACT
Coding sequences within it:
- a CDS encoding pyruvate dehydrogenase complex E1 component subunit beta codes for the protein MREIQFREALREAMSEEMRRDKDVFLMGEEVAEYNGAYKVTQGMLDEFGPDRIIDTPISEGGFAGLGVGAGMNGLRPIIEFMTFNFSLVAIDQIINSAAKMYAMSGGAYNVPIVFRGPTGNAGQLGATHSSNFENWFANTPGLKVVVPSNPYDAKGLLKASIRDDDPVIFMESELMYSDKGEVPEGEYLLPIGVADIKRKGADVTIVSFGKIMKVALEAAEELAKDGIEAEVIDLRTVRPIDYGTVYESVKKTNRCVVVEEATPVSSLATDLAFNIQKNMFDYLDAPVLRVNSMDIPLSYSPTYIEATLPNVKRTIEAVKQVTYVK
- a CDS encoding SusC/RagA family TonB-linked outer membrane protein, with the protein product MKKLFTLIAFFAVSLAYAQDVTVKGTVKDGETGEPLIGANILVKGSLSGTITDLDGNYSITTAPESTLVFSFIGYGTKEVVIGSKTTIDVALSGSELDEVVVVGYGTQKKQNLTGAVGTLNTEDIGSQSVTSAANALQGRVSGVQIIQGSAQPGNDNPTIQIRGVGTVRSSISGQNSDSAPLVLVDGVQSTLNDVHPNDIESFSVLKDASSAAIYGARAANGVILVTTKRGKTGKPKVSLNSYIAFQNATATPSMLSPYNFALLKNEAQTNTGRAELYSQEELELFQNGNDPMYNSGGSFFDEGYRKGAPLQNHYFSVTGGTDYVKYMFSVGFQDQEGIVIETDSKRYNFRSNVDVKISEKFRTGFNISGSYTNSNEPNYNNYGVTQLIRDMIRYAPLNPYRYENGYISMGNVDLAGRTSNAIHPIGLAKYGGDDNTKFYRATPNLYVEFEPIKELVLKANGSVYVQDRKQSFFRNKMTVSDGESVFTSNGLGEYRETDLLSTTSTFELTARYNKTFGKSTLGGLAGYTNQAYRQDFLSAANEGYNSDLLTELDVASLNPSVGGNATEWALQSYFGRITYDYEEKYLAEFNVRYDGSSRFGENNRFGTFPSFSVGWNMAKEAFMSQLSNVNELKLRASWGQLGNQNIGNYPSIATVNLDQPYVFGNSLVAGAASRALANPDVKWETTETTDIGMDLTILDYKLSLTADYYNRKSKNVLLSPPVVATLGNLSPPVQNQGEVQNKGYEFSLNYYGNIGSEFQYSLSGNWSHNDNTVLKLDSEFLSANKVLTKEGYPINSFYGHVVTGLFQSEAEAQDAETYGAQPGGSLVGAGDYIYEDTDGNGIVDASDRVIIGDPNIRNTYGMTLTVDYKGFNFRVMFQGVLGRDVENGVYGTDGLRGFSNLTNLYLDRWTPENTDTDVPRVATGYKYNTSLFVGPAISPAILDASYLRMKHIELGYTFPHEMVEKIGFSNLRVYIAGQNLLTITKFADGFDPEDASTFNNVNDSYPQAKTVSMGVNISF